ACATTTTTTTCATGCTTAAATTGTAAAATGTAAACAATTAACAGTCACCATAAACAGTAACCATAAACAGTAACCATAAGTAGTTTTAATATAATGGATGAGAAGCGATActcttcaaacaaaacaaaacatccaTATATTCAATGCAACTCAATTGCAAAGAAAACATCCATAGTATCATACTAATAAGCCAAAGAACTAACTAAATAACTGTCTCCAAATTTCAACTATACCCAACTTCCATCACTTCATCATCACTATTGGCGTGGTCACCATCTCCATCATCCGTAAAGAGTCTAAATACTATAACCTCCATGTTGGGTTGATCAAGTGAGAGGTTTGCAACCTCAAGCATCCCAACATCATCAAGTGAGGCTGATAAGTAAAAAACCATCATCAAGTGAGCCAAATTGGTCTCCGGTAATATCCCACATCTTAGTGTACCCTTGACAATATTGTGGGCTTCTCCTTGATAAAAGATGTATATTGCTATACACCAAGTCCTCCGCCCATTTGGGGGTCATTTTGTTCCTTTTCAATGAATGGATGAAGGAGTATATACTCCAATTTCTCTCACaacataaagaagaagaaggttgaATGACAATCTTCAAGGCCAAACTTTGAAGAGTCGGGGCGGATGCACCATGAGCAACCCACCAACTATGAGCATCTATATTCCATCTATCTTCAATAGATTAACGTTGGCAAATGGCCCCTCCTTGGTTGAGAAGTTGGCATTCTCCATATTTGCTTTGGTGCATTCCGTGGAATCATCAAAGTACCTTTTCAAGcaattttttctctcatttgttaCCTCCTCATCTTTGTGTGGAGGAACTCGCTTTGGATCCTCTTGAAGCCATATGCCACTATCATACATAAATTGCAAAGTAAATCAATACTCCCTCCTTCCCAAATTGTTGttcctgtttcttttttgggacCTCTCAAAAATTTGTctatatttcacaatctataatatttttgaaatctttgttcaacaaaattaattgagatctatcaaacaaacaagatccatataatgttatttacgatttcaaaatctttgtttaacaaaattaatttagatctatcaaacaagatccatattgaatataagaaatattataaattaaaagaaatagaCAAATTTTTGAGAGgtcccaaaaaggaaacatgcacaacaatttgggatggagggagtaattaagAGGGTTAATGGAATAAAGACTAACTTAGTGAATATGGTCAATTATGTTGTAAGTTGTAACTACCTTGGATTTAGTGCATGCGCCAAGCAATGAACTGGTGTATTGTTCTTGTACCCACCCACAAGCATTTTATGAACAACTTTATAAAACTCCGACTCATCTTCTAATTGCATCTTTTCGTGTTTGTAAATGGCATGCTTACACTTTCTCAATCGTAGTGTCCCACATGTGATAAATCATGTGAAGAGTAGGCTTATCCAGTGAGGAAGCACTTAGATGTACGATAAGGGTGGAATTTTATTCAAGTGTAGCTACCGCATACgacaagaacaaaaagaaaactctTTCCTAAGTTAAATAAAGGTCCTTATGTGTCCATCTTTGATATCCTCTCCAAGGGTATCTCTAAATCACAATCCTGTTAACAAGAGCGTCCATCTCAGTTCACTTGAAAAATTTGTTCCTTTCTCTATTCTTCACTTTTCTCATTTTCaaggatgaaagatacctaccTTTCAGGTCCTAGTTCAATTGACCATGGAATGTGTTTCACTTTTTGTTCATCTCATTTGCAGCATTATTCTTCTACATGGACCTCCTGGTACAGGAAAGACATCTTTGTGCAAAGCACTTGCTCAGAAACTATCTATACGCTTCAGCTCCAGGTTATTCGTTGAATCCTTCTTTTTGTTTCCTGTATGTTTTTAGAATTCTGTGGTTAGCATCCATGACATTTATCTGATGCTAATTCAGCTCTGGATTACATCTTTCCAATATCAGATACCCACAATGTCAACTGGTTGAAGTTAATGCGCATTCTTTGTTCAGTAAATGGTTTTCTGAAAGTGGCAAGTTGGTAGGTACAATTGCACTCAATTATTTGAGAAGTTCTTTCAGTTATTTTTAATTAACTTTTAATTGCATACTCTAACGCAATTTAAACAACAGAAGATATGATAGGGAATTATTTAATGCAATAGTTATTCGCATCCTTATGACCTAGAAGTCCACTGTCCAATCAAGCGTTGATGCCATGTGTGTTCTTGTGTAGCCGAGTCAATATATATGTTGGGCATTGTGGCCTGATCACCTGCATTACCAGAGTTCAGTTCCTGTTGCTTATTGTTTCACTTGTAATTCTCAATCTTAGGTTGCAAAgcttttccaaaaaattcagGAAATGGTTGAGGAAGAAAATAATCTGGTATTTGTTTTGATTGGTGAGTATGAACTGTCATGGGTGGTCATTTTTTCTCTATTCTTTCCTATCTTAAAGTGCAATCACTTATTTGTGGCGACTCTGCAGATGAAGTCGAAAGCCTTGCTGCTGCTAGAAAGGCTGCCTTGTCTGGTTCTGAACCTTCAGACTCTATACGGGTTTGCCTTTGCTTACTCGAGATAACGTTGAACATTGAAATATGAATTAACAATTTGTTTCATGAGTGCCATGTACTTGCTTACCTTTTTAACACTTGAAACGGTATGTGGTTCTTAGGTTGTGAATGCTCTACTTACCCAGATGGACAAATTGAAATCCTCACCAAATGTGATTATTCTCACAACGTCCAATATCACTGCTGCTATTGGTAGGTCCATGAATATCAGATATACTGTTTATATAAGTTAAATTGAACTCCAGATGTTTAAATTTGACTAGCTCTCCATTGAGGGTTTTCGGGTTGCAAATTGGCTATTCTTGTATTATTCGCATTTCTCCTTAGATTTGATACATAGGCTCGGATACAAGTGTACTAAAGAAGAGCGTTTGAATTGAATGGAAGTCTTGACCAAAGACAGTATGATGTATGTCCTACTAGGCATATCAGACACAATTGTCTAATGTGGGACACGAGAACTTCACCATTTTAGAGTTCATGTAACATAGCTCCCTGAATCTCTCTCTGCTGTGAACCTGCAGCAATGGAAACAGGTCATTGGCACATACATCAGATTTGATACATAGGCTCGGATACAAGTGTACTAAAGAAGAGCGTTTGAATTGAATGGAAGTCTTGACCAAAGACAGTATGATGTATGTCCTACTAGGCATATCAGACACAATTGTCTAATGCGGGACACGAGAACTTCACCATTTTAGAGTTCATGTAACATAGCTCCCTGAATCTCTCTCTGCTGTGAACCTGCAGCAATGGAAACAGGTCATTGGCACATACATCAGATTTGATACAGAGGCTCGGATACAAGTGTACTAAAGAAGAGCGTTTGAATTGAATGGAAGTCTTGACCAAAGACAGTATGATGTATGTCCTACTAGGCATATCAGACACAATTGTCTAATGTGGGACACGAGAACTTCACCATTTTAGAGTTCATGTAACATAGCTCCCCGAATCTCTCTCTGCTGTGAACCAGCAGCAATGGAAACAGGTCATTGGCACATACATCAACCAGAGTTTGCCTATGTTACCCATTTTTGGCTCTATTGAGCTGTACAATTGCTGCAGATGCCAGCATGTGGAAGCAAGACTGATTTCTTGGACATTTGGACTGCAAAATCCAGTGATAGTAAATGTCTGCTATATCCACACAGAGATTTTCCTTCAGTATTGGTAGATGATTGGACGTAACGTGGATGAATGAATGGAGGGACAAGGTCATCTTGCTAATATTGGCGCATGAGCACATCTAGAATGCATCATtcatgccgatcaaaaaaaagaaagaatgtatCATTCACAGTGCTATTTGTTGTGTTGCAGATATAGCTTTTGTGGATCGTGCCGATATCAAAGCGTATGTAGGTCCTCCAACTCTTCAAGCGCGTTATGAAATACTAAGGTCCTGCTTGCAGGAGCTGTTAAGAACAGGAATCTTATCAAATTCCCAGGTGATGTTCCTTGTGTCGGTAAAGATTGTGCAGGAAACTGGAACATATTTTTTTCTCACCAACAATGAATGCTTTAATACTTGAACTTTTTACGTTACTGACAAATCTCAGATCGTGTAGGATTGCAATGATCTCATTCTTCCTAATTATGCTAGCTCAAAAGAGAAGTTAAATATGCCGACACATGACACTCAAGCCCCAACAGATCTTTCAAAACAACTCATTGAAGCCGCGGAAGCCTGTGAGGTCCGAGACCAAGATTCTTTTCCCTATCCTTATGAGCAGTGAACTGAACAATTTTTAGTTACCaaagaggaattgaaaatgtGTTAAACTGgaggttatttttgtttttgtttttttcatttccagGGGATGAGTGGCAGATCATTAAGAAAGCTTCCGTTCTTAGCACACGGGGCTTTTGCCAGTCCTTACAACTGTGACCCTGCCAAATTCTTGTGTGCAATGGTAGATACTGCTAGAAGAGAACGTTCGGAGCTGCCTGAGTAATGATCTGGACGCAAATTTCGCAAAATCTGGTGTATTGTTCATATCCAATGAATTATGATCGGAGGGTTGACTCGATGATCGGACAAATAGCTTTCGTTAGTGCAAGAAGCCCTGGCCAACGCATGTAATTTTGGCCGCAGGTAGTTGTAAGTTGTAACAGTGTCAGTAACAGAGAGAAGTGAAGGGTGTAGCcctcaaggttttttttttttttttttggtaacggATCTTGAAATTCAAATGCATACAATTTAGTAATACCAAATTCCAAGGCATGGCTGAGTAGTATGTAGTCATGGTAACTGatgttgctaaaaagtggttatttttcaaaatattttagtaaaagtaaaaaaaaatttacttttctgattcatttcgtcgagacgaattaataactcataaaagtttggtgcaaaatcaacaaatgtgaaaaaaattcaaataaggacaaaattctcaaattgaagttaagttcaagagaacgggCCTTAGTGACCAGATTTAATGCTATCCAACCATAATTTAAGTGCAGAGGGATCTtaataataatttcaaaagcAAGGGGCAACAACCATTCATAAACTTTAGGGGAGGTGTTTGTATTTATCAGAAACTTCAgagaggtcagtgaaatttatgCTAACAAGACATATCACttgcaataataataataataataataataataattaatccAGAACTTTTAGGTAATTTAATTCTCTGAATTTGCTTTGCATGTTTCCTGTCTTTGAAGCTTATTATTATACATTAAAGCCGAAAGCAACTAACTTTCGCATAATCAGAAATTGTAGCTTATTAGTCATTACTACTGCTTAACGTATTACTACTTTGATTGAAACTCAATGGCATTTTACTCTGTGGGCGTCCACATGACAAAAGTTGAGAATCTAAATTCGAAGCCCACCGTTTGGAGGGGAAAGAAAAAGCAAACATTAGTAAGAGAATGTTGACTTTTAGTAATTCAATATTGCTAACATCAGCTCACTAGTCAGTGGATAATCTACATTCAATTTAAAAGAAGTTAAAGAGTTTAAATGTACTTACCCACGTAtttcaatgcatttttttgaataCTTATACTGTTATACacctttcaaaaatataaatattttttttgcataactgCCTACGGTCCTGGGATCCTGTAGGACGGAAGTGCCCTAATAGTTGAGGTTGCATTTTCCTTGGTAATTTTCCTCACAAAAGGGAGTTCCTTTTTTTAAGGGGCTACGTATGATAaggggggaaaagaaaaaaggagggGGCAAAGTGCAAGTAAAAAGAATCCTTTTTGTAAACCGGGGCCCACCTTGATTGTCTTCCACGCGACGCGACGTTTCCTTCTTTCGATTTGGAAAAAGGCGGTGGTCCCGCCCGCACTTTAGTGTTCCCCAAAAAAACAGTTGGGGGCGTGCTTCTCGGTACACGTGTCGGTTCCGGTAAGGCTAGCTGGCCTATTTGGTCCCGCAAATATATCGGGTGAAATGCTTCGGTGTAGCTTGCGCAGTGTGTTTCCGGTGGTTCTCCAATGGAATGGTCCGTTTGATTGAAAGACTTTAATGTTGGTCCCACATAGTGGAATAGAGAACCTACATTGTGGAAGAGAGGGagtaaaattcaaaagaatggGGATTGTGAACGCCAGTGCAAAACAATAATTGAAAGCGAAGGGCTTTACTGGAAGATTATATGTCTAAATGTGGAGAAATTCTTTGTTGCAAATAGAGTACGGCTGACGTGGTATTCTTTGCGCACATTCGGACGGTCTAACAATGCAACCGACGGTCCAT
This DNA window, taken from Rhododendron vialii isolate Sample 1 chromosome 8a, ASM3025357v1, encodes the following:
- the LOC131335906 gene encoding pachytene checkpoint protein 2 homolog isoform X1, which translates into the protein MSTPMEISLQNPTTGGDISEHNGGNASEQNGAVTEAAVPSPIFSEDKFLVSVEVCLKPSSTARIEDVRSSVERMLENRSLSYVDGPVPVPLDDSFLVENVQRICICDTDEWVENHDILLFWQVKPVVHVFQLSEEGPCEELSEDGQHSTFNEWILPAKEFDGMWDSLIYESGLKQRLLRYAASALLFSEKGVDPFLISWNRIILLHGPPGTGKTSLCKALAQKLSIRFSSRYPQCQLVEVNAHSLFSKWFSESGKLVAKLFQKIQEMVEEENNLVFVLIDEVESLAAARKAALSGSEPSDSIRVVNALLTQMDKLKSSPNVIILTTSNITAAIDIAFVDRADIKAYVGPPTLQARYEILRSCLQELLRTGILSNSQDCNDLILPNYASSKEKLNMPTHDTQAPTDLSKQLIEAAEACEGMSGRSLRKLPFLAHGAFASPYNCDPAKFLCAMVDTARRERSELPE